The DNA region TACACTAAGTCATGTATGTTCCCGCAACCAGGTTTCGTATGTCGCGGCGTTTGTTCTTGCGTATTGCGGCCGCTGTGGAGGACCATGACACCTGGTTCAGGTAGGGAAGGGATGCAATGGGGAAGCTTGGCCTTAGCCCGTTGCAAAAAATGACAGCGGCCATCCGGCAACTAGCATACGACGTCAGTTCCGATGCAGTTGATGAGTACGTGCGGATAGGGGCGAGCATGGCGATGCTGGCATTGCGAAAATATATGCAAGCTATTGTGGAGGTGTTCGGAGATGAATATCTCCGTGCTCCCAATGAAGCTGACACCGCGCGCCTCCTGGCAGAAGGCGAGCGCCGTGGGTTCCCCAGGATGCTCGGGAGCAttgattgcatgcattgggtaTGGAAGAACTGTCCAAAAGCGTGGCATGGCGTGTACACATGCCATACTCGTAAGCCTTCTATAGTTTTGGAGGCGGTTGCGTCGTATGACttatggatttggcatgcttttTTTAGGATGCCTGGGAGTCTTAACGATATAAATGTTTTGCACCGCTCTAACTTATTTACCAGGCTTACCGATGGGAGTGCCCCACCTATGTCGTACAGCATAAATGGTAACAGGTACGACATGGGATACTGCCTCGGCGACGGCATATACCCCGAATGGGCGACCATAGTGAAGGCAATTCCTGCACCAAGAGGCAACAAGAGCATCCATTTCTCCGTGATGCAAGCAGCTGTCCGCAAGGATGTGGAACGTGCATTTGGTGTCTTGCAAGCTAGGTTTGCTATTGTGCGCGGACCAGCTAGAGTATGGGATCAGTCCACATTGCACAATATCATGACCGCCTGTGTCattatgcacaacatgataattgagGACGAGCGCGGTAGCGCATCCCCAGTGTAGGTGTTCGACTTCATGGGGGAACCAACTCAAGTCCATCGAAGTGCTGATGAAGGCGTGCTGCATTATGTCAAAACGACTCAAGCTATCCGAAACCGTGCAATGCACCTCCAATTGCGTGATGACCTTGTTGAGCACCTCTGGAGTATTCATGGAGCACACTAGACTTATGCAACTATGTATTCCATAATTTAGGTTCATGCATATAGTTCGGTTTAAGCATCGAGGGTCCTTAGTATGCATGTAGTTTGGTGTAAGCATCGCAGGGTAGTAAGTCTGCATCGTGCAGCATGGTTACCTAGTGCAAACCGAGATGGTTGTCATGCAAGCATCAGGAACAACTGAATGTACTGCAAACAATGCAAGCCACCATCTTCAATGTACCAGCGAATGAATAATAACACAACTATTACAATCCTGAATGTACCAGGTTGGAAGAACAATAGCATAACTGAAAGCACTTATGTCTGACAACTATTACAAAGGAAAGTTCATTGTTCCAAAGTTGCACACTAACACCAGAAAGACATGTCCAGCATTATTACATTCCGAATAACAAATATGTGACGATTACAACCGTGCTACTCTTGGTCCTCTAGGAGCTTCCACCGCGCCATTATGCCTTCCTGTCGCTTCCTATAGTACTCGCGCAGTGGGCTTGTAACACTGTCCAAATCAACCTTCATAATTCGTTCGTCTTGGTCATTGACTCGGACAGTGGCTTGGAGCCGCATCACCTCGAGCTGTTCCTTCTTAAGCTCGACCATCACCTTCTTCGTTTCACTTATGTCCTGCAGCTATCGTTCATAAACTCCTCCGGAAACGGTGGGAATTGACGAGGTGGACGGTGACTTGCGCGCACGGGAAGCTTTCGCTTGGTCACGGCCAATAGGATGGGGAAGGTCCGTCGATGCGTTCGAAGCCGCATCATTAGGGACATCGTTGCCCGCAGCTTGGCTGCACTGGGCTTCCGCAAGATTCAGGACCTTCTGCGCCTTTGCCGATTCGTGTGCATGCCACTTAGGGTGCTCGGCCAGCAGCACCCAACAGTGCGTGTACGCGAATGGTTTGCCCTCAAGTGCTTTATATGCGGTGCACACTCGAGCCATCTGCAAAACACTTAAAGGTCAGTCGGGTATGCCTCTAAATGCATGGACAGTACCATTGCAAAAGTACGGCACAATTAGTTTTACCTTGTCACGTTCATTGGTGCCACTCGGATTCAACTGCTTGACCTTCCTGTAATGTACCGTAAATTTGGTCACGGCATCCGTGATCAGCTTCATATGATTTATGAGCGCTTTGTCGGTCCTCGGCATCATGCTTTCCTTTTTATAAGTGTTGAAGTACTTTGTGATACGGCCCCAATAGGTCTCTTTGGACTGATCTGTGCCCACCACCGGATCTTGGCTCACGTTAAGCCAGGCCAACACCAACAACTCATCTTCCTCGTCAGTCCACTTGGTTCTATCAGTTTTCGcatccaccttcttcttcttcttcttcgaggTAACCTTCTTCCTACCCTTCTCATCGCTCCCGAGACTGAACTGCCCTACATCCGAGTGCCCTCCAAGATTCGTAGCCTGTGAGAACTGCGAGAACTCTACTTGGGGAACGTTAGATGACCCCCCTGGGTACCTATGTCCTGACCCCCCCCATGTCATACGGTCGAAACCGTCCTGAAGGATACTCTCGTAAAAAGGATCCATACCGCCCCTTCAAATAAGTTAAGGTTCAGAATTTATGACAGAGCAAACACTGAATAGGGCCACAATCATATAAGTTTGTACTGAACCAAAGGTACTGCCCCACTGCTATGAACCATTTCACTCAAATATCCTAAACCCAACAATCAAAAACATTGTCCTACACTACAGCAATCCTGAATGCACTAGAATTTAGGCAAATCATGCCCTTTGAACCCTTTACAACACTGCATACAGGTCCAAGACTATCACACCCATGGCCATTGGGTACCAACACCTGCTACTAGCATGTGTACCtaatgacgactgaagaccgggcgcggggtgcgttttcaacccccatcacttcgcgcagaggccatgatgactgccttttccatttatgatgccttggaactcgtgccctcccattcggggatATTTAAGGAGCCGGCGGGTGTGgacagagggggggggggggcagaagCTGAGATCGAGACTGAGTCTGAGTTGGTACAGAGGAGCGCTCGAACTCTCTAACGCTtgctcagagatcgaagaacaccttcgtacaagcatagaagctgagatcaccgaagaacaaggagcccgaggctctaggatagacaaacattcgtgtaaccagcacattcctgagagacattctcagggcatttatagcatccacacaggagtagggtgttacgcgcagtgcggcccaaacctgtctaaaaatccctccagtgcatttactcttttctacattagatcattccatcccacctaccatcgcatttacatccatttatttctccagcaaacatattcagaatcatccccccggccgaatctctaaaaaggggtccctcaggatccctgcgataggagctaaccctccgacagctggcacgccaggtaggggggttgcatccctgaatttgtttgtttgttttctcctgcagaaaaaatggcaggtggccatcgtctccggcgcgctggctccagctccagtgaggaaatggagcccctcgctcaggaggccccaatcGAGCAGCAGCCGCGGTCCGCACGAACGAcgttcccctctcagggggaccatggcgctgggctcagcagggccgccgccgccgtcgctggcACACCATCTAACCCTCAGCAGgcggcagaaactcctgccgccagatccacgtctggacagcgccgggcgccgttacggcgtaggctcgccttcggcgaggccagtcctgggagtgcgctgcttgcgacgcaagctctcctcaagcaccggcgggggaaaccccagaaggccactggctccaggaggtggctgCCTTGGTCAGCACAGctcaccgccaggtgctggctgagagttcccgcgctacctcccaccgcgATGCAGCcaagaccggcccatcatcaggtggtgGTCGCACTGGTCGGTgagcctccaagcggagtgccgcccccctggccactaccggagctcaagacctccgcttacacctcaacgagcggagggccatcgaagatgcgcgcgttaccctcgagcgccagcgggaggcctggcatgaggctgaagctgaggaccaggcctcctccttgccggcccatgaccgccagggctccccggctcgctagcgttcaccgcccaagggggctgcccgcgccgcagggtacggcacaggctgccgtgccttcaccaacGAGCTCCGCCGAGgccaaatggcccaccaagttccaaccagaactgccagagaagtacgacgggtccatcgaacTTGTCGAGtccctccaaatctacaccactgctGTCCAAGCGGTTGGcagcagtgaaaaggtgatggccaactatttccatgtagccttgaggggctctgcccgctcttggcttatgaacttacccccaggatccatcggctcctgggatgatctctaCCACCAATTTGTGGCGAAGTTTCATGGCACATTcgcgcgccccggcctggagtgcgacctccacaccgtcaaacagcaggagggggagacgctgcggcgcttcataTAGCGCTTCatccaggtccgcaacaccatcccacgaATAACCCCCCACAATATCATTAtcgcgttccggcagggtgtccgcgacgagcggatgctcgagaagctgggcacgcacgaggtcgaaaccaccgcagaacttttcgcactggccgacaagtgtgccaaggcggcggaggctcgggcatggcacgttccgcgccctgagcatcccaCCGCCGATtagccaggtccttcccgctccgacaggcgggaaaagaaaaagagaaggaggcgcgaggctgtccccgtcgagccagcacagggccccgcccatgggccggcccaggaaccCGACCGCAGGCAAGAACGTCGGGCGCCCGCCGATAGACGGCCCGCGCCTGTGAGGGCTCCGACctgagcccctcctagggctccagctcccgctCTTGCAAGGGACCCtgctcccgcgaggcccgagccgaggaagtggtgccagatccactagaccaagtggcatgacctcacggagtgctgcacggtcaaaggcctcatcgagtaGTGCCAGAGgaaccgcgaggagccccgcagagGTGGCGAcacagagccgcccccgacaaccaagagctcggtttccaggagcccgagcacaccgttgctttcatcgacggaggcgcgtacacgccctcctcccgccgcagcgtcaagaccatgcgacACGAAGTGTGCttggcaaccccgagcgaagaggccgcaaggcccctgaagtggtcggacgccccgatcacgttcagcctggccgaccaccccgccagtactgcaggcgtggggcgactacccctggtagtgtccccaccatctgcaacgtaaaggtcagcagagtgctgatcggcctaaacctcctctccagggaggcttttgagaagtgcaggtgccctccaggcgcctaaagctatcgctccccttttacggggtgacacccgggcactccctgcccctcgggcaggtcgagctacccgtgacattcgggagccgggatgacttccggacggagaacatcatcttcgacgtcgtggagcttcccctcccctacaaGTCCATCCTCAGGCGCCCGGCGCTTGCTTGGTTCATGGTGGCCACCCATTACGCGTACCTcatggttaagatgccgggccctacgggccccatctccatgtCCGCTGAGActagcagcgccgtctcctgtgCTGAGCAGTTATACTAGGCCTTGGTCTCAAcccgagccgaggtcgaaggtcatccagggggcccgagaccctcttcatccaaacctcgactcgctgccgacgcctctgttcctacgaaggaggtcatggtgggtgaagacgcttcccaggtcgtccgaatcggcggtgacctggacggcaaataggaaagcgcgctcgtcgccttcctacgggctaacgtcgacgtgtttgcatggcaaccgtccgatatgcccgggatccctagggaggtgatcgagcaccacctggctgtgcgcccggacgcacggccggtgaacCAGAAAGTCCAGCgccaggcgcccgagcgccaggggttcatccgggagcaagtcagtaagctccttgacgctggATTcttccgagaagtcctccaccctgagTGACTGGCGAACctagtcatcgtcccgaaggccaacggcaagctgcgcatgtgcgtggactacacagacctaaacaaggcttgcccaaaagatccttttcctttaccccgcatagatcagattctAGATGCAAccacgggatgtgatcttttatattttctagatgcaaactctggttatcaccaaatccgcatggccatagaggatgaagaaaaaacttcttttaccactctgGTGGgaacttattgctatgtatcgttgccatttggtttgcgcaacgctgggtcatctttcTAGCGCGCTGTCCACATCACGCTTgactcacaggttggccgcaacattgaggcttacatcgatgatctcgtggtcaaatcctgagaccgcgccaccttgcttgaagatcttgccgagactttcaacagtctccgcactacccgctagaagctcaatcccgagaagtgcgtcttcggggtacctgcgggcaagatcctcggtttcttggtctccagccaagggatcgaggccaacccagagaagatccaggccatcgagcagatgcgaccccctgCTCGACTCAAGGatgttcagcgtctcgccggctgcatggtggccctcgggcgcttcatctccaaactcggggaacgaggactccccctcttcaagctcttGAAGAAGATTGGTCGCTTCGattggacgccggaggccgagcaggccttccgcgacttgaagaaatgtctcacctcgccgcccgtactggtggctccctccgagggagagccactactgctctacatctcggccactctcaggtcatgagcatggtactggtggtggatcgtgatgagtgctcggggcaaggtgctgggccccagctcccggccgcccccggggaCTCCCCAGTCTTCGCGGCTCcacccgagcagggggtcgagcccgagcacttggctcctcccgactagggagtcgagcccgagcacccggccagccccgaccacgccgccgatctcgggggctgtgacaggtcctcgggtgaagccacaaTCTAGGCCCGCCGtatacaacgaccggtgtacttcgtcagtgaagtccttcgagacgccaagacaagatatccccaagcccagaagctgctctacgccatgctcgttgcttcccggaagctgcaccactacttccaggcgcacaaggtctcggtggttaccacgtacccactggggcccatcctctagaactgagaaggcaccgggcgcgtcgtcaagtgggcggtggagctggcggagttcgacctgcactttgtcagccgccaggcgatcaaaagccaggcgctctctgacttcgtggcagagtggacgcccgttcccgagatcgaccaagaagagatttccgcatatcccgggcacgatgcgttcgggtactggattatgcacttcgatgattccctcacgctgaaaggtgcgggggccggagtggttctcacctccccaacgggtgaagaactccggtacatcgtgcagttgcagttctgagcaaccaacaatatggcggaatattagggcctcatcgctggccttcgggcagtGGTGGGCCTTgtgattcatcgcctcctggtcaagggagactcccagctggtggtcaaccaggtgtcaaaAGAATactagtgcacggatcctcaaatggcggcgtacgtggcagaagtcaggaagctggatAGGCACTTCAACGGCCTGGAGGTGCGGTACGTATctcgccgtgacaacgctctggccgatgacctttctcgcctggcctcttcccgtgcgcgcgtccctaccggagtctttgaagaaaggctcacacggccttctgtCTTGCCTGCCGAACaagacgaaggggaaaccttgAGCTTAGTTCAGGGGACCCcagcggtgccctcagtgggaagccccgacagggtgccgccgcccggcgagtgcgctgcgcttgctggctgttctcaagatgcctcgtggatggacgagatccgagggtacttgaaagaaaatttcctccccggggatgatgcctctgctgaaagaattgctcggcagtccaaacgctatgccatagtagatggggatctctaccggcacgGCGCAGgtggcgtcctcctgaaatgcatcacccgggcagaaggcggcgagcttctcactgaggtccacgagggcgagtgcggtggccatgcatcgttccgcatgatggtcgggaaggccttccggcagggcttctactggcctacagctctccaggatgcttccgagttggttcggcgctgcagggcgtgccagttccacgcaaagcagattcaccagccagctcaggctcttcaaaccatccccctgtcatggcccttcgcggtctgggggctggacattctgggtccatttccctgagcaatcgggggctatgagtacctctatgtcgccatcgacaagtttaccaagtggccggaggcggttccagttgtcaaggtcaccaagaacacggcgcttcagttcatccgcggtatcaccagtcgcttcggcgtcccgacaacggcactcagttcacaagtgccctgttcggggactactgcgaggacctcggcatcaagctctactTCGCCTTTATCActcatcctcagagcaatgggcaggtcgagcgcgccaatgcggagatactgaaggggctcaaaacccggacctacaacgtgctcgcaaagcacgggaaagggtggatcgatgagctgcctgctgtgctatgggccaatcggaccacgctaAGTCGCGCTaccagggagactcctttcttccttgtgtacggtgctgaggcggtcctcccctccgagctcactcttggctcccctcgggtgcatgcctactccgaaggcgaacaggaacagcgaaggtgcgacgacgtcaactacttggaagagcgtcggcggcgtgccgccgtccgagcagcctgctaccagcaaagcctgcggcgctatcatcagcatCACATccaggcccggtctctcgaggtgggggatctagttctccgacgcgtccgatcacgcgaaggaaggaataaactgtcccctatgtgggaaggcccctttaccgtaattggtgtcccgcgagaaggctcttttagGCTAGCTGCAGAGGACGGGTAGCCGCTCCCCAAtgtgtggaacatcgagcatctgcacaAGTTTTATCCGTAGGTGGCATATgcgtgctcgggccaaccaggccgggggctcccccccccccccgcccaagttggccgagggctaccactaaccgggtaagtcacccagccttgtaaaaaattgtcaatatatatgttatcaatttccagttcttatttcaaattttgttttttctggaatccatatatttaatctgtctggtgagatgctcgactgtgcgagaaaaatatgctctctcattttccccgttgataaaagaatcccgatcggtatgcgcgcgggcagttgccgctgacctatgtctgtcgtggtaggctgtggtgttcggtgtcgtggcagtgcCCCTGGCATCACcaagtccctggggttctcgggtaatcctatcgctcgagcaacgagtagtccggagcctaggccccaggggcgggctgtcggtgctcagtctgGTATGTCAttcccgggcaccaccggaccataggacctctgagTTACGCCTCTGCCTATATAGtccgccggtccgggtattcgagaggtctcaggtaaaaaacgagagcagtctataatgagtaccacactaacagagcgcaccaaaaaaagaatctttctattttctcaaatcacagatcaacaaccaagagcaaaagcagctcgaccgcgagggccgcagtgcccaggtcgctgctcaggCTTAGGGGTCCTCGAGTGGTCCGACCGCGAgggcatgagtggtcaggaTCTCCTGGCCTCGGGCTCCCCATCAcgctccccagtgctcgggcgcttcGACCGAAGAAAcaaagttcccgggcaccctgAGCTCAGAGCGCATACCTCTCCtagatcggtcggccgaaaagctgacagctgtctggtgagtggttaaagtcatacgaatttacattcagcaaTCTACTATTcctgagttatcctcggggccctcgtattctaatctgttcggcgagatggtcacctcgcgcacaaaaccctgcccacgtgtccgcttttcctgaaacgacagaacggacagcagaaaggtgtaccgtacgaatgGTATTTTCTGACCGaggtccttcatggtggtcatggtgcTCGGTCTGCTTaaaagtaccccgggcactactgagcctctggggttctcgggtaatcctaccgctcgagcaaagagcggtcgggagcctagaccctaggggtgggctgtcggtgctcggttcggtccgtcctagcctgggcaccaccaaaccgtggggactcttggtcgcatttccaggcggcctcctcctcggcctcgaccaccccttcccgagccgattccagcgagaagtttgggtcccagctccggtagcaggccaggacgtgctcggccaccgcttgggccagaccacgcccttcccgggcggctaaCTCCTGCATGGCCTGGGGAAGCGCCTTGAGTTgctggctgatctcctcgaagccgagggcgatgtggccgatggttgCTCGCTCTATCCCAGTCTCGCCCtcgtggactcgcccgagctcggccaccctcacggacctccgtgcttgccgaaggatgtctcgcatcatgaGCTTCACGTTGGTCCGCTCGGCGttggcggtctcgagctcctccttcaAGATCTGCAGCCGCTCTTCAAAGCTGAGTCCCTCGGTCGTGCTGGTCGGGACAACGACGGGCGCCGAGACTTTAgcttgcttctgcttcacctaCTCGGCGAGGGAAGAGAgagcctcctcccgagcagtcagctccgactcccacttggcggtttgctcctcccgagcagttaaagCCGCCGACGCCGCGACAGCCTCTGCCTCCCGGCGAGTCAGCTGCTCCTCCCGGTCGTCCAGAGCCGTCGCCATAATGCCGACGTCGGTGTcgcggatcgcgacgtcctcctcctgacgctggAGCTCGGCGCGGCTCTGCTCGACCTTGTCCTTTTGGCGAgctaagtctgcctgggaggcctccaccgccaTCTCGCGCGGCAGGATGGCGTCCTCCCAAGTCTGCACCAATCTCTCTCTGGCGAGCACCTCGGTGGCCCGCCGCCACGATATCTCACCCAGGCGGGTGGCTTCTTCTTGTGCAGGGACGGCCTCCTCACGTACTTCCTCCAGGGTCTCCCGCTCCGCGTCTATTGTGAGCCGCTCCCTCTCATTGGTGGCGCGGGCCGCGGtgatgcgggcctccaaaaggcaGCCGACCTCCGCCAgtcgctccctctcctcaacaagGGCGGCGCGGTGCACCTCAAGTtgcatcctctcccccgccacggccgcctccagctgctcgatcacctcccgggcgcttccaaGGACATCCGGGAGGGGCTCTGCGGCCTGACTGGACGACGGCCGGgcactgggtcccctgcgagccctctctgtcGAGGAGCTCGAGGTCCCCGATTGCCACCACGTCGGCACCACCCTCGCCGGGGCCAATTGCCCCAGCCTCAAAGGGCTCGGGGCAGGCTCGGCCGGCACCAGCTGCTCAggcgcggcctctgccctcGGCTCGGGGTAGGGCAGCGCCTGCGGCTCTAGTTCGGCCAGCGCGCTTTGTGGCTTCGGCTCGACCGGTGCGCTCGGCTCAGGCACGCTCGGCTCGGGGcctggagccggcctcggcgtCTCCGGCCATCCCTGATCTCCAGCGGTgaccttgggcggcctgaaagtGAACGAAGGTTAGTCTCCTAACTCACCCCAAGCGAAGCATGCTcggggaaaagaagaaacttacgcagtctttggtcttcggtattgccatcgcgATTCCGGGATCTTGTATTCCGGGCCCGACGACTTCGGCCCGGAatcttccctcctcctcttcggcggggggctctgcggggccgccgtggAGTCTGTCTCTGGCgacgggccggcttgggcactcgctgtagacgcgctcccgtgccggccttggtctctgggctccAGCGCCCGGGGCCTCGCCTCCGCCGAGGTGCCCGTCACcggcggcgggccggcttgggcactcgctgtagacccgCTCGAGTGCCagccttggtctccgggttccaAAACCGCAGATGTCGGCTCCATCGCGGACCCCGCGCCAGGCGACTGGccaccccggcctccctccttcgcgctgcccgccggcggctgctgccgcggaggcgacggcgacgacgaggatcATGGCTGGGGCACGAACGTTCGGGGGTGCTCTCCTTTGTCCCCCGTCACTGCTGCCGCTCCACTGCCAGCGGCGCCTCTTCCGCTggcctggcggctgctgcctgcggtagccccacggccggcctgcggcctgccgcccgcgGCGCCTGCGTTGCTGGTCTGCGGCCTGCCGCTGGCGCCGCTGGCCTACGGCCTGCCACCCGTGGCGCTCGCACCACCAGTCTGCGCCGGGCCACCTGTGGCCCCCTTGCCGCTCGTCAGCGGCCTGCTGCTGATGGTGTCCCCGCTATAGGCCCTCGGAGCGCGGCCGgtcgcctcgtccaccccgggaatctggatagtctcGGGGTTCCGGTGCCCTGGCCGGTCGACTTGCCCCTCGGCATCAAACTCGggtagcgtcgcttgcagcgccacccggttcggGTCAGCGCAGAGCGCCAGATGCTCCCGGGGAAGCACCACCCGGGTcaggtcctccacgccggtcaccacccggagcaggcccgccAGCGCCGCATGGTCCAGGTCCTATTCCACGctgatctgggtcctggtgatgtcatGGGAGCCCATGTACATCCAGCTGGGGCGGACCCACTCCCACAGAGGCGACAGGCGGCGGCCCaagtagtccgccaccaccatcaccgacgtaagGCCGGCCTGGCGCAGGTAGTCGGTGCCGTCCAGGACCGGCTGCATCCGCTTGTCCGTCAGCGGTGGCGCATCCCAGattgacctctggggctccaccgccacctccggcaaCGTGAGGCCGTCGTGGGGATTGACGGCGACATAAAACCATCCACGCCACCAGTCGTCCCATTTGCTCCGCAATACttggggaatgtactgctccgcCAGGCCATCCTGCAGCCGAAAGTTGCAGCAACTGGTGACAtcagcggtggagaagcccctcttcttcctggccaggtgcagcacgaagaagtgtcggaagagcgacaccgacggtggcaccccgacgaacatctcgcagaagtgggcgaagatcgCCAAGGCGACgaccgagttcgggctgaggtgcgccagttggatctcgaacgtgtcgaggatctggaggaagaaaatcgagaacggcggcaccagcccgacCGCCACGAAGGAGCcgaagaggacgatgcgccccggccggtccATCACCGGCGGGAAACTTGCCGACCTCACCACCAaagcctcccgctggccttcgggcaccatcatcttcc from Phragmites australis chromosome 8, lpPhrAust1.1, whole genome shotgun sequence includes:
- the LOC133927698 gene encoding uncharacterized protein LOC133927698 is translated as MGKLGLSPLQKMTAAIRQLAYDVSSDAVDEYVRIGASMAMLALRKYMQAIVEVFGDEYLRAPNEADTARLLAEGERRGFPRMLGSIDCMHWVWKNCPKAWHGVYTCHTRKPSIVLEAVASYDLWIWHAFFRMPGSLNDINVLHRSNLFTRLTDGSAPPMSYSINGNRYDMGYCLGDGIYPEWATIVKAIPAPRGNKSIHFSVMQAAVRKDVERAFGVLQARFAIVRGPARVWDQSTLHNIMTACVIMHNMIIEDERGSASPV